GTAGAAGCCTTCCGGTCGGATGCCGGCGAAACCTGGTGGTATGAAGAATGATGAACCACTGCCTGCCGGTCTTGTCCGAACAGCGGTCCTTGCTCACCTCTCCCCTGGTGCTGGCCGGAGCCGGCCCGGGCGGGCTGGCGGCCCTGCCCCAGGCGGCCCCGCGCCTGCAGTCGCTGCTGGCCCTGCCCGCCACAACCGAGCTCAGCCAGCTGGCCGCTCAATCGGTTGAGCCCGATCAGCTGATGGCGGCCCTCCAGGGCCACCGGGGCGGCGCTCTGGTGGCGCTCGAGCAAGACCCAGGCCGCTGGCTGCCGGTGGGCACCCGCTGGGCGGAGGTGCTCGGCGCCTGGCGGCAGCCCACCCTGCTGCTGGTGACGGCTGACGACGCCACCAGCGGGCTGGCGGCGGCCTACACCGCCCTGCTCGATCGCTCCGCCGTGCCCCTGCTTGGCCTGGTGCAGTGGGGCGGCAGCTGGGACGGGTCGGCCCGCGCCTGCGAGGGTCTGGCCTGGCTCGGTGCGCTGCAGCCAGGCGACCACGGCGCTGCCGGTGCGGAGGTGTTGCTGGAGGCCCTGAAGCTGCGCTGGCAGCGCCTCACCACCCTCTGAGCGGCCTGCGCTGATCCATCGCGATGGCCGGAGTGGGGCTACCCCGCCGGCCACAGCGGCTGCTCTGCTCCCGGCGCCACTTGCCGCAGCGTCTGGCCAGGCTCGGTGGTGGGTGCCAGCGGGAGTTTGTCGTAGCGCACGGTGTGGGCCTGCTGGATCGCCACGTTGAGCAGGCTCAGCATCTCGGTTTCCGTCAGGTTGGTGCCAACCAACGGCTGGAGCTGCCTCACCTGCTGCGCCAGTTTCGCCGTGCCGTCAGGGCGCCCCAGCTGCTCCAGCAGGCCGGCGATCACCTCCTGCTGGCGGCTGCGCCGTCCGCTGAGGCCGTCGTCCTTGCCCTTGAAGCGCACCAGCTGCTCCACCTGCGGGCCCTTCAGCACCTGCAGCCCGCCCTGAAGATCGACCCGGTAGTTCTGGGTTTTGTCGTGGTAACGGACGGCCTGATCCAGGTTCAGCTCCAGCCCGCCCAGGCCGTCCACCAGGCTGCGCAGCACCTGACGCGGCATCACCACATAGCGCTCAGGCTGGCCAGGGTCGAGGCCCACCAGCTCCCCCACCCCGCCGGCCGTGAGGGCAGGGCCGCCGAGCCGGTAAAGGGCCCCCAGGCTCTGCACCTTCTTCTGACCGGGCACCTGCACAGCCAGTTCGGTGGGAACATTCAGCACCCGCATCGCCCCGCCCGGATCGGCCCGGATCAGCAGCAGCGTGTCGGCGTTGGCGGGGCCGGGGGGTGCGGCGCCGTTGGTGCTGGCATCGAGCCGGTCGGCGTCGGTGCCGATCAGCAGCACCGTGATGGGACGGATCGGCGGATCGGCCAGATCCTTGTTGAGGCCCGCTTGATCGCTGCTGACCAGGCCGGGGTCGGGCCGCGACCACACACGCTCGAACAGCACCACCGTGCCCACGGCAGCCAGAAGGGCCAGGCTCAGCTTCCACAGCCGCGACCCCAGCCGGGCGCGGGGGCGGCCGCCAGGCTCCGCCTGGGCAGGACCCGCAGGTGACACGTCCGAACCCCCTGCCGATCGCGCCGCACCCCGTGGGCGTGCCTTGCTCCCGCCTGCCATCGGCGCTCATGCTTGCGAAGGCTCAACTTTGCCGTAGCTCCGGCACGGAAGCCGGGCCTGCCGATAGGTTGAAGCTCCCTTGCCCCGTCAGGCTGGACGCCGCTTTGACCGCCGCCCCTCCCCTCCCTCACGAACGGGCCCGGCCCCTGCCCAAGGGCAGCACAAAACCGGCCAAGGACCTCTGCAGCGACTGCGGTCTGTGCGACAGCCGCTGGGTGGCTTACGTACGCCAGGCCTGCGCCTTCCTCCAGCAGCGCTTCGAGGCGATGGAGCAAGCCGCCCACGGCCGCAGCCGTGACCTCAGCAACGAGGACGAGCTCTACTTCGGCGTCAGCCAGCGCATG
Above is a window of Synechococcus sp. MW101C3 DNA encoding:
- a CDS encoding LCP family protein, which translates into the protein MSPAGPAQAEPGGRPRARLGSRLWKLSLALLAAVGTVVLFERVWSRPDPGLVSSDQAGLNKDLADPPIRPITVLLIGTDADRLDASTNGAAPPGPANADTLLLIRADPGGAMRVLNVPTELAVQVPGQKKVQSLGALYRLGGPALTAGGVGELVGLDPGQPERYVVMPRQVLRSLVDGLGGLELNLDQAVRYHDKTQNYRVDLQGGLQVLKGPQVEQLVRFKGKDDGLSGRRSRQQEVIAGLLEQLGRPDGTAKLAQQVRQLQPLVGTNLTETEMLSLLNVAIQQAHTVRYDKLPLAPTTEPGQTLRQVAPGAEQPLWPAG